The Saccharomonospora cyanea NA-134 genome includes a region encoding these proteins:
- a CDS encoding DnaJ family domain-containing protein has product MTERKPPGMSFDTWVERQIRRAVERGEFDDLPGAGKPLPRRNDGELGWVARKLEKENLDATALLPPSLALPKEVERLPERLVRQRDEREVRRLVEAPDERIRRAHAAPQVGPLLRLGPLDIEAVVRTWRESRRTNR; this is encoded by the coding sequence ATGACCGAACGCAAGCCTCCCGGTATGTCGTTCGACACGTGGGTGGAGCGGCAGATCCGGCGGGCCGTCGAGCGCGGGGAGTTCGACGACCTGCCCGGCGCGGGCAAGCCACTGCCCCGCAGGAACGACGGTGAACTCGGATGGGTGGCCCGGAAACTGGAGAAGGAGAACCTCGACGCGACCGCCCTGCTACCGCCGTCGCTCGCACTGCCGAAAGAGGTCGAACGGCTTCCGGAGCGGCTGGTGCGGCAACGTGACGAACGCGAGGTCCGCAGGCTCGTGGAGGCGCCCGACGAACGCATCCGCCGGGCGCACGCCGCACCACAGGTCGGCCCGCTGCTGCGGCTCGGCCCGCTGGACATCGAGGCGGTCGTCCGCACGTGGCGGGAGTCCCGCCGCACGAACCGTTGA
- a CDS encoding MFS transporter, giving the protein MLRAFSNRNYRLWALADLVSVTGTWMQVLGLNWVVMERTGSATSVGLSVALSTLPAMVCGPWAGALADRVSPRRIILAGESLHVIIAVSLALTVWSGLPLAVLFGLTAAAGLVGTFEGPALGRFASQVVPRSDLGNALAWNSVTNSVGRVLGMSLAGVLAAVIGEPALFCLNAVSFAAVIATVLLMRPAQFHPLAVSAPEHAGVRAGLRYLRTQHVLLVLFALGFVLSSLGRNYQVTMAAMAEGPLSAGSAGYGTLSSVFAVGTVLGGLVAARIGNFTLPVLLVAAGVTSVLQAISGYVPGLAGFALVLVPIAAGAVVIDTVKSTRLQLDAADSMRGRVLAVQGTVAGGAGALGAPALGWLSERLGPQEALLVAGLATLLVTGAAALVLRSLSRRPDAVPEPAPQPVPVPAMAAADEPDGRPGPAQPLTPA; this is encoded by the coding sequence CACTCGCGGACCTGGTGTCGGTCACGGGGACCTGGATGCAGGTGCTCGGCCTGAACTGGGTCGTCATGGAACGCACCGGATCGGCGACGTCCGTGGGGCTGTCGGTGGCGCTGTCCACGCTGCCCGCGATGGTGTGCGGCCCGTGGGCCGGCGCGCTGGCCGACCGGGTGTCGCCGCGACGCATCATCCTGGCGGGCGAGAGTCTGCACGTGATCATCGCGGTGTCGCTGGCACTGACCGTGTGGAGCGGTCTGCCGCTGGCCGTGTTGTTCGGCCTGACGGCCGCGGCCGGACTCGTGGGAACGTTCGAGGGGCCCGCGCTCGGCCGGTTCGCGAGTCAGGTGGTGCCCCGGTCCGACCTCGGCAACGCTCTGGCCTGGAACTCGGTGACGAACTCGGTCGGCCGCGTGCTGGGGATGAGCCTGGCCGGGGTGCTGGCGGCGGTGATCGGTGAGCCCGCGCTGTTCTGCCTCAACGCCGTGAGCTTCGCGGCCGTCATCGCCACCGTGCTCCTGATGCGCCCGGCGCAGTTCCACCCCCTCGCCGTGAGCGCGCCGGAGCACGCCGGGGTGCGGGCAGGCCTGCGGTACCTGCGGACGCAGCACGTGTTGCTGGTGCTGTTCGCCCTGGGTTTCGTGCTGTCGTCGCTGGGACGCAACTACCAGGTGACGATGGCCGCCATGGCGGAGGGACCGCTGAGCGCGGGATCCGCGGGCTACGGCACCTTGTCGTCGGTGTTCGCCGTCGGCACGGTGCTCGGCGGGCTGGTCGCGGCCCGCATCGGAAACTTCACCCTTCCCGTCCTGCTCGTGGCGGCGGGGGTGACGAGTGTTCTGCAGGCGATCAGCGGTTACGTCCCCGGTCTGGCCGGGTTCGCGCTGGTGCTGGTGCCGATCGCGGCCGGGGCGGTGGTGATCGACACCGTGAAGAGCACGCGCCTGCAGTTGGACGCCGCCGACAGCATGAGGGGCCGTGTGTTGGCGGTGCAGGGGACAGTCGCCGGGGGCGCGGGAGCACTCGGGGCACCCGCCCTCGGCTGGCTGTCCGAACGGCTCGGCCCGCAGGAGGCCCTTCTCGTCGCCGGTCTGGCCACCCTGCTGGTGACCGGGGCGGCGGCGCTGGTGCTGCGGTCGCTGTCGCGGCGGCCCGACGCCGTCCCGGAGCCCGCCCCGCAGCCGGTTCCGGTGCCTGCCATGGCCGCAGCGGACGAACCGGACGGCAGGCCGGGGCCTGCGCAGCCGCTGACCCCGGCGTGA